TTTAGTCTAAATCCACCTCAAAAATAGTGCGTCCAATGTTTCATGGACGAACTATTATTAAAAAAAACCTTGTATTGTATGCAGTAAAGTAGTATCTTAAACGGCATGTTGATTATGCATCCAATATAAACAGGCGGTTAGGATGGAAAAAGATTTGCTCAAAGATTTTGAACAGCAATTGAAAAAACAAGATTTATCAGCGCGAACGATTTCTGGGTATCTTAACGACATCTTCTTTTTCAAAAAATGGGTCACTCAGATTTATGGAAAGGAGGTTCCATTCTCACAAATTGCCAAAGAAGATATTAAAGCCTTTCGCCAAGATCTATTGACGATCAAAAGGCAAAAGGCCACGTCTATCAATAGACGTCTCCAATCTCTCAAACGCTTTTTTGATTGGGCCCATAGACATAAACACACCAAGGTCAACCCTTGCACTTCTGTTCGTTTTGTCCGCCTTCAACGAGGTAACCAGCCTCACTCTCTAAACAAAAAGGAAGTTCACGCCCTTTTACGGGCTGCTGGGCAGTCTAAACACGGCCTTGCCAAGAGAAACTATGCCTTTATTCAATTAGCGCTTCAAACAGGGATGAGAATTGGAGAAATCGTAAATCTCCAATTTAGGGATATTTCCATTCAACAAAGGGTGGGATTTGTGAGGATTGTGGATGGAAAAGGGTTGCGAGAGCGGAAAATTCCCCTTAATGCAACAGCCAGAAGAGCTCTATCAGCCTATTTGAAGGGAAGAAGCCTTCAACCAGATGACTTTGTCTTTGCAACAAAA
This Candidatus Neptunochlamydia vexilliferae DNA region includes the following protein-coding sequences:
- a CDS encoding tyrosine-type recombinase/integrase, with translation MEKDLLKDFEQQLKKQDLSARTISGYLNDIFFFKKWVTQIYGKEVPFSQIAKEDIKAFRQDLLTIKRQKATSINRRLQSLKRFFDWAHRHKHTKVNPCTSVRFVRLQRGNQPHSLNKKEVHALLRAAGQSKHGLAKRNYAFIQLALQTGMRIGEIVNLQFRDISIQQRVGFVRIVDGKGLRERKIPLNATARRALSAYLKGRSLQPDDFVFATKRGEPATVRGLQAIIQSLGKKAHIKRVHLTTHTLRHTFAMNFLQANEGKLVELASLLGHESLNTTAIYTRASEESLAESVKQIEVNIYD